In the genome of Pichia kudriavzevii chromosome 4, complete sequence, one region contains:
- a CDS encoding uncharacterized protein (PKUD0D02320; similar to Saccharomyces cerevisiae YHL039W (EFM1); ancestral locus Anc_4.1), which yields MENVDRLVQWARSKGCYINEKLSFEYSNNHGISCIIKESLSEDDKKGLIRVPKSLIISPELADSFAKDYLSEVQTSSPEINTNLIFLLAKLKFDSSGKTIVENTNLHTEYQPYIDYLPNDGKSTGNPYFWTMEEKELLDGTDAHVLMKRNFLKDLENWKVVASQLDVAKHPQLKDELLEYEAFKMGPLGGVSVDYLLNVKEISWTSFTAYLWASCIISSRAFPYLLFDASAKYKNHAFLLPIVDLLNNEDSNSSKCRWTIENNVFIFDSLDDLSKLTQSCELYNNYGAKSNVEFLLNYGFCLKGNRDNTTTLSLKVDESVIEGAKNYGVVIPNDSSVNGINFILRQGDKIPENLIDFFSYLCKLTSERKGFNLRMKLEGLTQLKAIIKTKLRTLKKLEVEVSDKVSSHHANIIKTYRKSQKDIFQQTLEQVEKMEKQLLTEFKPFSFKKAMMVDTRFFNSFLVVFGTKSYNDLIEKGILDHAVLLWIMRISNKEVYEDIHDKTIFPDFIYNEFQKVKRNMKIDNDDIAEFMPMYQSLFPALCGKVPSVYNRGDWTLNSLIYAGTVADRLTYKRETNGEVFFIDPAKSK from the coding sequence ATGGAGAACGTGGATAGATTAGTTCAATGGGCCAGATCCAAAGGCTGCTATATTAACGAAAAGCTATCGTTTGAATATAGCAACAACCACGGAATCTCATGCATAATCAAAGAGTCATTGtctgaagatgataaaAAAGGTCTAATTAGGGTCCCAAAATCCTTAATAATTAGCCCGGAATTAGCAGATTCTTTTGCTAAAGACTACCTCTCTGAGGTTCAAACATCATCTCCTGAAATAAATACAaatcttatttttttgttggcAAAACTTAAATTTGATAGCTCAGGTAAGACAATCGTTGAAAATACCAATTTACACACAGAGTACCAGCCATACATTGATTATCTTCCCAATGATGGAAAAAGTACAGGCAATCCATACTTCTGGACAATGGAAGAGAAAGAGTTGCTTGATGGCACCGACGCACACGTTTTAATGAAACGTAATTTTCTGAAAGACTTAGAGAATTGGAAAGTTGTAGCTTCTCAATTAGATGTAGCTAAACATCCTCAACTTAAGGACGAGCTACTGGAATACGAGGCCTTTAAGATGGGACCACTCGGGGGAGTATCAGTTGATTATTTACTTAATGTCAAGGAGATTTCCTGGACCTCATTCACTGCTTACTTATGGGCAAGTTGTATCATTAGCTCTAGAGCATTCCCATACCTCCTGTTTGATGCCTCAGCAAAGTACAAAAATCATGCATTCTTACTACCAATTGTTGACTTGTTGAACAATGAAGATTCCAACAGTAGTAAATGCAGATGGACTATTGAGAACAATGTGTTCATTTTTGACAGTTTGGATGACTTGTCCAAACTAACCCAATCTTGTGAGCTTTACAACAATTACGGTGCCAAATCAAATGTTGAGTTTCTACTAAATTATGGCTTTTGTTTAAAGGGGAATAGGGATAACACCACCACATTGAGTTTGAAAGTCGACGAATCGGTGATTGAAGGAGCCAAAAATTATGGTGTTGTGATCCCCAATGATTCATCTGTCAACGGGATTAACTTTATTTTACGGCAAGGAGACAAAATCCCCGAAAAtttaattgattttttctcctACCTTTGTAAATTGACATCAGAAAGGAAGGGTTTTAATTTAAGAATGAAATTGGAAGGTCTAACGCAACTAAAAGCTATTATCAAGACTAAGCTTAGAACACTGAAAAAGCTAGAAGTTGAAGTTAGTGACAAAGTTTCTTCACATCATGCCAACATTATTAAGACATACAGGAAATCTCAGAAAGACATTTTTCAGCAAACTTTAGAGCAAGTcgaaaaaatggaaaaacaACTGTTAACTGAATTTAAGCCCTTCTCTTTTAAAAAGGCTATGATGGTGGACACCcgatttttcaattcattcCTTGTTGTTTTCGGTACAAAATCGTATAATGACTTGATAGAAAAAGGAATTTTGGATCATGCAGTTTTGTTATGGATTATGCGTATCTCTAATAAAGAAGTTTATGAGGATATTCATGATAAAACCATTTTCCctgattttatttataatgaattccaaaaagttAAACGGAACATGAAAATCGACAACGACGATATTGCTGAATTTATGCCAATGTATCAATCACTTTTTCCTGCACTCTGCGGAAAAGTTCCAAGCGTTTACAACCGTGGCGACTGGACGCTCAATAGTTTAATCTATGCTGGAACGGTCGCAGATAGACTTACTtataaaagagaaacaaacGGTGAAGTATTTTTCATAGATCCAGCTAAATCTAAATGA
- a CDS encoding uncharacterized protein (PKUD0D02330; similar to Saccharomyces cerevisiae YLR438W (CAR2); ancestral locus Anc_4.317), with the protein MTAPTPEFNLSSAKATEYEHKYAAHNYHPLPVVFHKAKGAHVWDPEGNEYLDFLSAYSAVNQGHCHPRIVDALVDQAQKLTLSSRAFSCDIFGTYAKYITEFFGYENVLPMNTGAEAVETALKIARRWGYVKKGINPDDAIILSCEDNFHGRSIAIVSMSTDPDARVNFGPYLKNVGPVIPGTEDKLLRYGNIEDVELAFKNAGDKIAAILIEPIQGEAGIVVPPMDYFVKVKALCKKYNVLLIADEIQTGIARTGKMLCWEHYLPREDKPDMVLLGKAISGGVLPVSAVLSSREIMSVLEPGSHGSTYGGNALASRVAIEALEVVKDEKLVERAEELGKFFQDELQKLADESNGMIKEVRGLGLLTAIVVDNSKTNGRSAWDLCLLMKKNGVLAKPTHEHIIRLAPPLVISKEDLLKGVDSIRKALVELPTVEIAAH; encoded by the coding sequence ATGACTGCACCTACTCCAGAATTCAACCTATCCTCCGCAAAGGCAACCGAATACGAACACAAATACGCTGCACATAACTACCATCCATTACCTGTTGTCTTTCACAAGGCCAAGGGTGCACATGTTTGGGATCCAGAAGGAAACGAATATTTAGATTTCCTTTCAGCTTATTCCGCTGTCAACCAAGGTCATTGTCATCCAAGAATTGTGGATGCACTAGTTGATCAAGCTCAAAAGTTAACTTTATCCTCAAGAGCCTTTTCTTGTGACATTTTCGGCACTTATGCTAAATACATCACTGAATTTTTTGGCTATGAGAATGTTCTTCCAATGAACACAGGTGCAGAAGCTGTTGAAACTGCACTAAAGATTGCAAGAAGATGGGGTTACGTCAAGAAGGGTATTAACCCAGATGACGCTATCATTTTATCTTGTGAAGATAACTTCCATGGTAGATCCATTGCTATTGTTTCCATGTCTACCGACCCAGATGCTAGAGTTAATTTTGGTCCTTACTTAAAGAACGTTGGCCCGGTCATTCCAGGCACTGAAGATAAACTTTTAAGATACGGTAACATTGAAGATGTCGAGTTAGCTTTTAAGAACGCCGGTGATAAGATAGCAGCTATTTTGATTGAACCAATTCAAGGAGAAGCCGGTATTGTTGTTCCACCAATGGATTACTTTGTTAAAGTTAAGGCATTGTGTAAGAAATACAACGTGTTACTGATTGCCGATGAAATTCAAACAGGTATTGCCAGAACCGGTAAAATGTTGTGTTGGGAACATTACCTACCAAGAGAAGACAAGCCAGACATGGTTCTACTAGGTAAAGCGATTTCCGGCGGTGTTCTACCTGTTTCTGCTGTTCTTTCATCAAGAGAAATTATGTCAGTTTTAGAACCTGGTTCTCATGGTTCTACTTATGGTGGTAACGCTTTAGCATCTAGAGTTGCTATTGAAGCTTTAGAAGTCGTCAAAGATGAAAAGTTAGTTGAAAGAGCAGAAGAACTGGGCAAGTTCTTCCAAGACGAACTACAGAAACTAGCAGATGAATCCAATGGTATGATCAAGGAAGTCAGAGGTTTAGGTTTGCTTACTGCTATTGTTGTTGACAACAGCAAAACCAACGGTAGATCCGCTTGGGATTTGTGTTTgttaatgaagaaaaatggtgTTTTAGCCAAGCCAACGCACGAACACATCATCAGATTGGCACCACCACTAGTGATTTCAAAGGAGGACCTATTAAAGGGTGTCGATTCTATCAGGAAAGCTTTAGTTGAGCTTCCAACTGTTGAAATTGCTGCTCATTAA
- a CDS encoding uncharacterized protein (PKUD0D02335) has product MLLNELRQSLMRQPITAPTMAVGFMGGVVLPLLITNAIAQRPANALSHDANGAADTEADYYFNDILF; this is encoded by the exons ATGCTACTAAACGAATTACGACAAAGCTTGATGCGACAGCCAATAACGGCGCCAACCATGGCAGTTGGTTTTATGGGTGGTGTTGTTTTGCCTCTCTTAATAACTAATGCAATTGCACAAAGACCAGCTAATGCATTGTCACATGATGCTAATG GTGCTGCTGATACCGAAGCTGATTATTACTTTAATGACATACTTTTTTGA
- a CDS encoding uncharacterized protein (PKUD0D02340; similar to Saccharomyces cerevisiae YDR415C; ancestral locus Anc_5.517), protein MTQGKNIGLLVLLILLFVALLYTCEYSKLLSQIRVDTYAYPTSLHKDLLSNTLENIKTTALETDIDQLILDLPSDRYYNSDNGYKSSIYIEEYLKNLTNNIESKPVRELFRTELFHHEWKQPSVILRVGQFPQSIVLGCHVDSINFKSTHNAPGVDDNLSGVVVVLQTVKHLTKLLESGMNLKNTIEFHFYAAEEVGSAGSTEVFQNYRLEEREIVAMLQQDMTGFIQKSLDQGEDEHFGLIRDYQSPTLSSFIKLIIEEYCHIPVLETECGKVCSDHISALMYGYPSVYVLESKVELSNPYIHSIHDTVEKIDFNHMREHLRMTIAFVVELAITPIKRTEVVEKISFRYIDLIILMTVHHTRRFVYLVIVFAAIVCTLYIISDDMAKSTNNASSTPLGIDPMDEVPLIERRGVRPGSNKKTKGKKN, encoded by the coding sequence GACACAAGGTAAGAACATAGGGTTGCTCGTGCTCCTGatccttttgtttgttgcGCTCCTATATACATGTGAGTACTCGAAATTATTAAGCCAGATTAGAGTTGACACTTATGCATATCCAACATCGCTCCATAAAGACCTGTTGAGCAACACACTGGAGAACATAAAAACAACTGCCCTTGAAACAGACATAGATCAACTAATCTTAGATTTACCTTCCGATCGTTATTATAATTCAGATAATGGTTACAAGTCATCCATCTATATTGAGGAGTATCTGAAGAATCTCACCAATAACATTGAATCGAAACCAGTACGAGAACTCTTCAGGACCGAACTTTTCCACCACGAATGGAAACAACCTAGTGTTATTTTAAGAGTTGGGCAGTTTCCGCAAAGTATTGTGCTTGGCTGTCACGTTGATTCAATAAACTTCAAATCTACACATAATGCTCCAGGTGTTGATGACAACCTTTCTGGGGTGGTGGTTGTGCTTCAAACCGTTAAGCATTTAACAAAACTACTTGAGTCAGgaatgaatttgaagaacacAATTGAGTTTCATTTTTACGCTGCAGAAGAAGTGGGATCGGCGGGATCCACTGAAGTTTTCCAGAATTACAGATtggaagaaagagagatTGTGGCCATGCTCCAGCAGGATATGACTGGGTTTATCCAAAAATCACTTGATcaaggtgaagatgaacATTTTGGGCTTATTAGAGACTATCAGTCTCCAACTCTTTCTAGTTTCATCAAACTAATCATTGAGGAATATTGCCATATACCTGTATTGGAAACAGAGTGTGGGAAAGTATGTTCAGATCACATTTCTGCATTGATGTACGGATACCCGAGCGTTTACGTTTTAGAGAGTAAGGTGGAATTGAGCAATCCGTACATTCATTCGATACACGACACGGTAGAAAAAATAGACTTCAACCATATGAGAGAACATTTAAGGATGACCATTGCATTTGTTGTGGAGTTAGCGATTACTCCAATCAAAAGAACAGAAGTTGTAGAAAAGATCTCATTTAGGTACATTGATCTCATCATACTCATGACCGTGCATCACACCAGAAGATTTGTATATCTGGTAATTGTGTTTGCTGCTATTGTGTGCACACTTTACATTATTAGCGACGACATGGCAAAAAGTACCAACAATGCATCATCAACCCCACTTGGAATTGATCCAATGGACGAGGTACCACTTATTGAGAGGAGAGGAGTAAGGCCCGGGagtaataaaaaaacaaaaggaaagaagaaCTGA